The window CGTAATTCCGTTCTTTGTGACCTTCTTGGCTTCTTCTATGATCTTACTGACCAGCTCCATGCGTACATCTCGGCCTCCGTGGTTTAAGGTGTAGCCAATAATCGGGATATCGCATCTGCTGTTGTACATGCAGCCCTTGGTCTCGGTAAAGAGGGCACCTTCATTGGTCCCGAGGGAGATGTTCTTGTCGAGCACGACAACAACATTGGCTTTCGCCAGAGCCTTTCTGATCTGCATCTTCGGGAAGGGCCTGAAGGACCTGACTTTCAGGATACCAATCTTCTCTCCTTTTGCCCTGTACTCATCAACTACATCCTTGAGGGTACCCACAAGGGAGCCCATGGCCATGATAACGACCTCGGCATCTTCGAGCTGGTAACCGTCGATTAAGCCTCCGTGGTCCCTGCCAAAGATCTCTGCGAATTCCTTGGAAACAGCCTCGATTTTCGGAAGAGCTGCCTGCATTGCCTTCTCTTGCAGGTATCTGAATTCGGTGTAAGTTGAGGGGTCAGCAAAAGCTCCGAAGGTCATCGGGTTTTTGGGATCAAGCACGTATTCCGGCTCATATTTGGGCAGGAACTCATCGGTAAGGTCCTGCTCAAGCAGCACCACGGGTTCGTAGACATGGGAGAGAATAAATCCGTCCATACAGGCCATGCCAGGCAGAAGCACATCTTTGTCCTCTGCGATCTTGAAGATCTGGGGGATCATGTCTGCCGCTTCCTGGACATCCTCGGCATAGAGCTGGAGCCAGCCGGTGTCCCTCTGGGAAATTGCATCCTGGTGATCGTTCCAGATATTGATCGGGGCGCTGACTGCCCTGTTTGCCACGGTCATGATGATGGGCATCCTCATACCTGCGGCATTGAAGAGCACCTCGTGCATGAGCAAAAGCCCCTGGGAAGTGGTTGCGGAATATGTCCTTGCCCCGACAGCTGCGGCTCCCACAAGGGCAGAAATTGCCGAGAATTCGGATTCCACGTTGATGTATTCACAGTTCGGGATTTCTCCATCTGCAATAAACTGAGATAAGTCCTCAACGATATGGGTCTGAGGGGTGATAGGATAAGCGGAAATAACATTTGGACGAGAGATCTTTGCTGCATGGGCAACTGCGTAAGAACCTTCCACGACGACCATTTTGGCTTTGTCAGCTGAATTGAGAGGCATTATTTCTCCTCCAGAATCATGTCGATTGCATCTGCAGGGCATTCATTTGCGCAGATGCCGCATCCTTTGCAGTAGTCGTAGTTGTATTCGAAAAAGCCGTCTTCTCTGGAATGGATTGACATGTCAGGGCACACAATCTCGCAGATTCCACATTTGGTACATTTTTCGTAATTATATACGGGGCGGAAGTTTCTCCAGCCTCCGGTTTTGTTTACCAGGGTAGAGCCCGGTTCACAAGCTCCTCCAATTGTGATCTTCATGCTTCTTTCCCCCTGATAAGCTCATAGGCTTTCTGAATTGCCTGGGCATTCTTTTCGGCTACTTTGCCGGAAAAGCGGCCCTTTACGGCTTTCTTAATGGATTCCACATTGATCTCTCCAGTCGCGCCTGCAAAAGCTCCCAGGAGGACAGTGTTCACAATAGGGAAACCTATGATGTCCATTGCCACTTTTGTGGCGTCCACGGTCATAACCCTGGCTTTTGTGTCAATTTTCAGGCTCTCCGGCTTTTCTGTGGTGTTTATTATGATGATACCCTCAGCCTTTATCCCGCTTGCAACATCAACGGTTTCAAGCAGAGTGGCATCCTGGACAATAACGTAATCCGGGGTGTAGATCTGGCTTCGGAGCCTGATGGGACTATCACTTATTCTGGTGAATGCCTGCACTGGGGCACCTCTGCGCTCTACCCCAAAAGCGGGGAAGGCCTGGCTGAATTTTCCGTCTTCAAAAGCTGCAATGGAGATCATTTCAGCCGCAGTAACAGAACCCTGGCCTCCTCGACCGTGTATTCTGATTTCCTTCATCTGGATTCTCCTTCTAAACGCGGTTTTAATTTATTGTTTTTCTAACACTTTTTGCTATATTCTCGGCAGCCTGTATGGCATACTTCTAATTTAGTTGTCGGCACACTGCTGATAATCGAGTTAACCTGATTTTAATCGAGTTAACCTGAAGTTAATCTCTATTAATTCTTGCCAGATTCGGAACTCCGTACCTACCCTTGCACGGTTCAGTATCTGGCTTTTTTTCAGGCACCACTGCAATATGCAAAAGCAGATTTGCAGTAATTCAAAACTTTGGACGGCAAATTGTTAATCTGAAAGTATTCATAATTTATGGGTCTTAGTTATCTCAAGTGTCATATATTTCTAATTGTATATTTATGCCGTTTGGTGCCTGATAGTTCATGGATAATAGTGTAGATTATTATTAGTTTTTCGGTGAAAGTCGAAAAATCGTTTATAAATACTTCTAATTCTAAATTATTTTTTAGACGTTTTAGAATTATTATTTCCCGGTTAACCTGCCACACAGCCTTGTTTTTTACTACTATTATTGTAAACAAAGCTCACCTGTAAAAATATAAGATATTTTAATATTTTTCCTGGCAGGAACTCCTCATCAGTTCAGTTATAGCTTTTCCATCCGTCAAACCATTAATTTTTTCCCTTACCTGCCGCGAGCCGGGCAATCCTCTGGTAAACCAGTGTGCGTGCATCCTGAGGTTTATGGATGAAAGCAGGTTGTGTTCCTCAATGAGGGTAACATATTTTTCAAAATCCTCCAGCTGCCGGGACTGCTTATCTGCTTCAAGTTTTTCACCGTTTTCAAGGTAGTACCTGATCCTTCTAAAAATAACAGGGTTTCCCATTGCTGCGCGCCCTATCATAAGCCCGTCGCAGCCTGTCAGTTCCAGAGTTCTTTCTGCCGACTCCTCATCCCTGATGTCCCCGTTTGCAATAACAGGAATCGAAAGCTCATTTTTGACGGCCTTTATTTCTATAAGGTTCGAGCTGCCTGAGTACATCTGGGCTGCCGTTCTGCCGTGCACTGTCAGGGCAGAAGCCCCGGCTTTTTCTATCAGGCGGGCAATTTCCAGAGTTTTTTCCTCCCTTCCAAGGAGGCGGATCTTTGCGCTGACCGGCGTCTTCAGGGCATCTGTAAGCTCTGAGATTATTTCATAGATAAGTTCCGGAGAATTGAGGAGAGCTGAGCCGCAGCCAGCCCCTGTGATGCATTTTGCAGGGCAGCCCATGTTAATGTCTATAACTTCAGGTCTGTACTCTTCTTCAACAATAAGTGCAGCTTCCCTCAGTTTCTCAGGGCAGCTTCCCACAAGCTGAATCCCAAAGGGCCTATCTTCAGGAGAACTTACCCCTCTAATAAAAGATTTTCTGCTTTCATTGAGCAGGGCATCTACATTGATCATCTCTGTGTATGTCATGTCAGCGCCGTACTGTCTGCAAAGCAGCCTGAAAGCCAGATTTGTTACATCTGCCATAGGTGCAAGGAGAAGATTTCCAGGAAGCTCTGTCCTGCCAATTTTCAGTTTTTTAAGTCTCATGTTTCTTATAATTTCTATCTGTTTTTATAATTTCTAAATTCACTTCTAGTTACGGTCTACTCTGATTTGTTAAAGCTCAAAAAGATTTCGCAAAATGTACGGAAAAAGTTTGAACAACTGCCGGAGTTAAAAGTCCAGATGACTATTACAAAGTTAAAGTCTGGGTAATTCTCAGAAAGACAAAGTGAAAAGAAAAGAGAAATGAGTTCAGATTGAGAGAATAAATCGAAACTATCTGATAAAAAAAAGTTAAAAGAAAGAGGCTTGAATCAGGGATTGAAAGTCTGGTTCAGGGTCTTAATGAAAAGTATGGAAGCTGATTAAAGTTAAATATACAGGTTAAGAGGTTATCCACCTTGAAGGGGGTATAACCAGTGGTTTCCAGTTTGAAGAGGATTATCCAGTTTGAAGAGGATTATCCAGTTTGAAGAGGATTATCCAGTTTGAAGAGGATTATCCAGTTTGAAGAGGATTATCCAGTTTGAAGAGGATTATCCAGTTTGAAGAGGATTATCCAGTTTGAAGAGGATTGTCCACTCATTATATCACTTGAGGGGATTATTTGCTGGCGGTTATATAGCTCAAAGGGCTCATGAAAAGAATAGCCTGACATGTCCAAGATAAGGAATCCTGTATCTTGCAACCCCTATTATCCATTCATCCTTCACGGGAACATGGTAACTTATCTGTCCTTCCTGGTCAAAGTGCTTGTTGGTTACAGGGTTATCTCCTTTGGTAATGTATCCTGAGTAGGGGGCAACAGGACCGTTTTTCCACATCGGCTCTCCGGCTTCTACCCTGTACATCGCTCTATGTATTATAGGAGTTATATCTTCCTGCCCATAGG is drawn from Methanosarcina lacustris Z-7289 and contains these coding sequences:
- the porA gene encoding pyruvate synthase subunit PorA, with protein sequence MPLNSADKAKMVVVEGSYAVAHAAKISRPNVISAYPITPQTHIVEDLSQFIADGEIPNCEYINVESEFSAISALVGAAAVGARTYSATTSQGLLLMHEVLFNAAGMRMPIIMTVANRAVSAPINIWNDHQDAISQRDTGWLQLYAEDVQEAADMIPQIFKIAEDKDVLLPGMACMDGFILSHVYEPVVLLEQDLTDEFLPKYEPEYVLDPKNPMTFGAFADPSTYTEFRYLQEKAMQAALPKIEAVSKEFAEIFGRDHGGLIDGYQLEDAEVVIMAMGSLVGTLKDVVDEYRAKGEKIGILKVRSFRPFPKMQIRKALAKANVVVVLDKNISLGTNEGALFTETKGCMYNSRCDIPIIGYTLNHGGRDVRMELVSKIIEEAKKVTKNGITVESQFADVREELL
- the dusB gene encoding tRNA dihydrouridine synthase DusB; its protein translation is MRLKKLKIGRTELPGNLLLAPMADVTNLAFRLLCRQYGADMTYTEMINVDALLNESRKSFIRGVSSPEDRPFGIQLVGSCPEKLREAALIVEEEYRPEVIDINMGCPAKCITGAGCGSALLNSPELIYEIISELTDALKTPVSAKIRLLGREEKTLEIARLIEKAGASALTVHGRTAAQMYSGSSNLIEIKAVKNELSIPVIANGDIRDEESAERTLELTGCDGLMIGRAAMGNPVIFRRIRYYLENGEKLEADKQSRQLEDFEKYVTLIEEHNLLSSINLRMHAHWFTRGLPGSRQVREKINGLTDGKAITELMRSSCQEKY
- the porD gene encoding pyruvate synthase subunit PorD translates to MKITIGGACEPGSTLVNKTGGWRNFRPVYNYEKCTKCGICEIVCPDMSIHSREDGFFEYNYDYCKGCGICANECPADAIDMILEEK
- a CDS encoding pyruvate ferredoxin oxidoreductase subunit gamma, with the translated sequence MKEIRIHGRGGQGSVTAAEMISIAAFEDGKFSQAFPAFGVERRGAPVQAFTRISDSPIRLRSQIYTPDYVIVQDATLLETVDVASGIKAEGIIIINTTEKPESLKIDTKARVMTVDATKVAMDIIGFPIVNTVLLGAFAGATGEINVESIKKAVKGRFSGKVAEKNAQAIQKAYELIRGKEA